The Haemophilus parainfluenzae genome window below encodes:
- the trpR gene encoding trp operon repressor has translation MYISRNLEQWNAFLATLQTAFEQGKAQDFLTLLLTPDERDAVGLRLQIVAQLLDKNLSQREIQQNLNTSAATITRGSNMLKTMDPDFINWVKSQLDEQAAKN, from the coding sequence ATGTATATTAGTCGCAATTTAGAACAATGGAATGCTTTCCTAGCGACCTTGCAAACCGCATTTGAGCAAGGCAAAGCACAAGATTTCTTAACGCTTCTGCTCACTCCTGATGAACGTGATGCGGTGGGGTTACGTTTACAAATCGTGGCACAGTTATTGGATAAAAATCTCTCCCAACGAGAGATTCAACAAAATCTCAATACCAGTGCGGCAACCATTACGCGTGGTTCTAATATGCTTAAAACAATGGATCCGGATTTTATAAACTGGGTGAAAAGCCAACTCGATGAGCAAGCTGCAAAAAACTAA
- the mtgA gene encoding monofunctional biosynthetic peptidoglycan transglycosylase: MSKLQKTKRILTALLHLFRPSWWKKNWQRVAWCFSLAILAFFICFRFIPVPFSAYMAQQKIGHLLQLDFSYSIKYDWVSLDEISPNMQLAVIAAEDQKFPNHWGFDFEAIQKAFKFNEKSRRTRGASTISQQTAKNLVLWHGQSWFRKGLEVPTTALMEIFWSKERILEVYLNIAEFGNGIFGVEAASRYYFKKSAKNLTQSEAALLAAVLPNPIIYKVNKPSALVRKKQSWIMGQMNGLGLNYLKEM, from the coding sequence ATGAGCAAGCTGCAAAAAACTAAGCGAATTCTGACCGCACTTTTACATCTTTTTCGCCCATCTTGGTGGAAAAAAAATTGGCAACGGGTTGCGTGGTGTTTTTCTCTCGCAATCCTGGCGTTTTTCATTTGCTTCCGCTTTATCCCTGTTCCCTTCTCTGCCTATATGGCACAGCAAAAAATCGGGCACTTATTACAGTTGGATTTCAGCTATTCAATCAAATACGATTGGGTGAGCCTTGATGAAATCTCACCGAATATGCAACTTGCGGTGATTGCCGCTGAAGATCAAAAATTTCCAAACCATTGGGGCTTTGATTTTGAGGCAATTCAAAAGGCCTTTAAATTTAATGAAAAATCTCGCCGAACCCGAGGCGCTTCAACGATTTCTCAACAAACAGCAAAAAATCTTGTTCTCTGGCATGGACAAAGTTGGTTTCGCAAAGGATTAGAAGTTCCCACAACGGCATTAATGGAAATCTTTTGGTCCAAAGAACGCATTTTAGAAGTGTATTTGAACATCGCAGAATTTGGTAATGGCATCTTTGGTGTAGAAGCAGCTAGTCGCTATTACTTCAAAAAATCAGCGAAAAATTTAACTCAATCAGAAGCGGCATTACTCGCTGCAGTTTTACCGAATCCGATTATCTATAAAGTAAATAAGCCTAGTGCATTAGTTCGTAAAAAACAAAGTTGGATTATGGGACAAATGAATGGATTAGGCTTAAATTATCTGAAAGAAATGTAG
- the gltX gene encoding glutamate--tRNA ligase, whose amino-acid sequence MKIDPPFELDPNVKVRTRFAPSPTGYLHVGGARTALYSWLFAKHNNGEFVLRIEDTDLERSTPEATAAIIEGMDWLNLAWEHGPYYQTKRFDRYNQVIDEMIEQGLAYRCYCSKERLEELRHTQEQNKEKPRYDRHCLHDHNHSADEPHVVRFKNPTEGSVVFDDAVRGRIEISNSELDDLIIRRTDGSPTYNFCVVVDDWDMGITHVVRGEDHINNTPRQINILKALGAPIPVYAHVSMINGDDGQKLSKRHGAVSVMQYRDDGYLPEALINYLVRLGWGHGDQEIFTREEMIKFFELDHVSKSASAFNTEKLLWLNHHYIRELPPEYVAKHLAWHYKDQGIDTSNGPALTEIVTMLAERCKTLKEMASASRYFFEEFESFDEAAVKKHFKTAAIEPLEKVKEKLTALSSWDLHSTHEAIEQTAAELELGMGKVGMPLRVAVTGSGQSPSMDVTLVGIGRERVLARIQRAIDFIKSQNA is encoded by the coding sequence ATGAAAATTGATCCTCCTTTTGAATTAGATCCGAATGTCAAAGTACGTACGCGTTTTGCCCCAAGCCCGACAGGTTATTTGCACGTTGGCGGCGCACGTACAGCCCTTTATTCTTGGCTATTTGCAAAACATAACAACGGTGAGTTTGTATTACGTATTGAAGATACCGATTTAGAGCGTTCTACACCAGAAGCAACAGCGGCAATCATTGAAGGGATGGACTGGTTAAACCTAGCTTGGGAACATGGTCCTTACTATCAAACCAAACGCTTTGATCGTTACAATCAAGTGATTGATGAAATGATTGAGCAAGGCTTGGCTTATCGTTGCTATTGCTCTAAAGAACGCTTAGAAGAATTACGCCATACACAAGAGCAAAACAAAGAAAAACCACGTTATGACCGTCATTGTTTACATGATCACAATCATTCAGCCGATGAGCCACATGTTGTACGTTTTAAAAATCCAACAGAAGGTTCAGTCGTGTTTGATGATGCCGTGCGTGGTCGCATTGAAATCAGCAACAGCGAATTAGATGATTTAATTATTCGTCGTACCGATGGTTCACCAACCTACAACTTCTGTGTGGTAGTGGATGACTGGGACATGGGTATTACTCACGTTGTGCGTGGTGAAGACCATATTAACAACACCCCGCGCCAAATTAATATCTTAAAAGCCTTAGGCGCACCAATCCCAGTATATGCGCACGTTTCCATGATTAATGGTGATGATGGTCAAAAACTTTCAAAACGTCATGGTGCGGTAAGTGTGATGCAATATCGTGATGACGGTTATTTACCTGAAGCCTTAATTAACTATCTTGTTCGTTTAGGTTGGGGTCATGGTGACCAAGAGATCTTTACACGTGAAGAAATGATTAAATTCTTCGAATTAGATCATGTGAGTAAGTCTGCGAGTGCATTTAACACTGAAAAATTATTGTGGTTAAATCATCATTACATTCGTGAATTACCACCTGAATATGTGGCAAAACACCTTGCATGGCACTATAAAGATCAAGGTATTGATACATCAAATGGCCCAGCATTAACTGAAATCGTGACGATGCTTGCCGAACGTTGTAAAACCTTAAAAGAAATGGCATCAGCAAGCCGTTATTTCTTCGAAGAGTTTGAAAGCTTTGATGAAGCAGCGGTGAAGAAACACTTTAAAACAGCGGCGATTGAACCACTTGAAAAAGTAAAAGAAAAATTGACCGCACTTTCTAGCTGGGATTTACATTCTACGCATGAAGCGATTGAACAAACCGCAGCTGAATTAGAATTGGGTATGGGTAAAGTCGGGATGCCATTACGCGTGGCAGTGACAGGCTCAGGTCAATCACCTTCTATGGATGTGACATTAGTGGGTATCGGTCGTGAACGTGTGTTAGCGCGTATCCAACGTGCCATTGATTTTATTAAATCTCAAAACGCTTAA
- a CDS encoding amidohydrolase family protein has product MRNHVRSFKTFIRDEIIKKGGWVNAHAHADRAFTMTPEKIGIYHNSNLQQKWDLVDEVKRTSSVDDYYARFCQSIELMISQGVTAFGTFVDIDPICEDRAIIAAHKAREVYKHDIILKFANQTLKGVIEPEARKWFDIGSDMVDMIGGLPYRDELDYGRGLDAMDILLDTAKSRGIMCHVHVDQFNSPKEKETEQLCDKTIEHGMEGRVVAIHGISIGAHSKEYRYKLYEKMRQAKMMMIACPMAWIDSNRKEDLMPFHNALTPADEMIPEGITVALGTDNICDYMVPLCEGDLWQELSLLAAGCRFPHLDAMVDIASINGRKVLGLEPV; this is encoded by the coding sequence ATGAGAAATCACGTTCGTAGCTTTAAAACGTTTATTCGAGACGAAATCATTAAAAAAGGTGGCTGGGTCAATGCCCACGCTCACGCAGATCGTGCTTTTACAATGACACCCGAAAAAATTGGCATTTATCACAATAGTAATCTTCAACAAAAATGGGATTTGGTAGATGAAGTGAAACGTACATCAAGTGTTGATGATTATTACGCCCGTTTCTGTCAATCGATTGAGCTGATGATTTCCCAAGGGGTGACGGCATTTGGTACTTTTGTGGATATCGACCCAATTTGTGAAGACCGAGCCATCATTGCTGCACACAAAGCTCGCGAAGTTTATAAGCATGACATTATTTTGAAATTTGCGAATCAAACCTTAAAAGGGGTCATTGAGCCAGAAGCACGCAAATGGTTTGATATTGGCTCTGATATGGTGGATATGATTGGTGGTTTACCTTATCGCGATGAGCTTGATTATGGTCGCGGTCTTGATGCAATGGACATTCTGCTTGATACTGCTAAATCTCGCGGCATTATGTGTCATGTACATGTGGATCAATTCAATTCTCCTAAAGAAAAAGAAACTGAGCAGCTTTGCGATAAAACTATCGAGCATGGTATGGAAGGGAGAGTCGTGGCAATCCATGGTATTTCCATTGGTGCCCACAGCAAAGAATATCGCTATAAACTTTATGAAAAAATGCGTCAGGCAAAAATGATGATGATTGCTTGCCCAATGGCGTGGATTGATAGTAATCGAAAAGAAGATTTGATGCCTTTCCATAATGCCTTGACACCAGCAGATGAAATGATTCCGGAAGGAATTACAGTGGCCTTAGGTACAGATAATATCTGTGATTATATGGTGCCACTTTGTGAAGGGGATTTATGGCAAGAACTAAGCTTACTTGCTGCAGGCTGTCGTTTCCCACATCTTGATGCAATGGTTGATATTGCGAGTATTAATGGACGCAAAGTGTTAGGTTTAGAGCCAGTTTAA
- a CDS encoding DUF3413 domain-containing protein, whose protein sequence is MWWFKKSKFNGREYREETSRKISWGHWFAFFNIIIAILIGSRYAFLIDWPDTLLGKIYFFISLLGHFSFCVFALYLLVIFPLSFIIKNHRTFRGLTVIIATICTTLLLFDTEVFNRFNIHLSSIVWNLLVNPEKGDLSRDWQIFFAPMPIILLIQMLFSRWSWEKLRSLERQKWLKKVGLVLTSTFIATHLIYAWADAFLYRPITMQRSNFPLSYPMTARTFLEKQGFINAETYSQRLEQEGRLDALKLDYPKKDLQFEQVENKPNILVITVSGLRYDALTSEKMPKLFEFATSSTQFTNHYSSGNTNNAGLVGLFYGLNANYTDSILSNHIPSVLITKLQDEKYQFVAYSSTAFKDSLFKQALFRNVKLPKVNASSSKEAINGVLSLLKEDKPWFAYVDLDIADQTEENYTKSLADIDQQIDETLASVSLENTIVIITAEHGTTFNKLNEKEQENYFGRDEIQVPFIVYWKDLPVQEVSKLTSHTDLLPALMSSIFKVKNPVSDYAQGRNLFELNGDPWVLASNFRWNVIIQPDGTQYHIDRKGNYKKFDRTYTEQSSSRPPLGLFLEVFKQERSFVNK, encoded by the coding sequence ATGTGGTGGTTTAAAAAGAGCAAATTCAACGGACGCGAATACCGTGAAGAAACCTCACGAAAAATTTCGTGGGGACATTGGTTTGCTTTTTTTAACATTATTATCGCAATTCTTATTGGTAGTCGTTACGCCTTTCTCATTGACTGGCCAGACACCTTACTCGGCAAAATTTATTTCTTTATCAGCTTATTAGGTCATTTCAGCTTTTGTGTTTTTGCCTTGTATTTGCTGGTTATATTTCCGCTGAGTTTCATCATCAAAAATCACCGCACTTTCCGTGGACTAACGGTAATTATTGCCACGATTTGCACCACTTTATTGCTGTTTGATACAGAAGTGTTTAACCGTTTTAATATCCACCTTTCGTCTATTGTTTGGAATTTGTTAGTGAATCCTGAAAAGGGTGATCTTTCACGGGATTGGCAAATTTTCTTTGCACCGATGCCGATTATTTTGCTAATTCAAATGCTTTTCTCCCGTTGGAGTTGGGAAAAATTACGTAGTTTAGAACGTCAAAAATGGCTGAAGAAAGTCGGATTAGTGCTGACATCTACTTTTATTGCAACACACTTAATTTATGCTTGGGCGGATGCATTTTTATATCGTCCGATTACCATGCAACGCTCAAATTTCCCACTTTCTTATCCAATGACTGCTCGAACCTTTTTGGAAAAACAGGGGTTCATTAATGCGGAAACATACTCTCAGCGCTTAGAGCAAGAAGGGCGTTTAGATGCATTAAAACTTGATTATCCGAAAAAAGACCTTCAGTTTGAGCAAGTTGAGAACAAACCAAATATCCTCGTGATTACTGTTTCAGGCTTACGTTATGATGCGCTGACTAGTGAGAAAATGCCTAAATTGTTTGAATTTGCCACAAGCTCTACTCAATTTACGAATCATTACAGTAGCGGCAATACGAACAATGCCGGCTTAGTGGGCTTATTCTATGGATTGAATGCAAATTATACAGACAGTATTTTGAGTAATCACATACCGTCGGTATTAATTACAAAGCTACAAGATGAGAAATATCAATTTGTCGCTTATTCGTCTACAGCATTTAAAGATAGCTTATTTAAACAAGCCTTGTTCCGTAATGTGAAATTGCCTAAAGTAAACGCTTCTTCGTCAAAAGAAGCGATAAATGGCGTTTTATCTCTCTTAAAAGAGGATAAACCTTGGTTTGCTTATGTGGATTTAGATATTGCAGATCAAACGGAAGAAAATTACACCAAATCGCTTGCAGATATAGACCAACAGATTGATGAAACCTTAGCATCAGTTTCTTTAGAGAATACGATAGTCATTATTACAGCAGAACATGGTACAACGTTTAATAAGCTGAATGAAAAAGAGCAAGAAAACTATTTTGGTCGTGATGAAATCCAAGTACCGTTTATTGTTTACTGGAAAGATTTACCGGTGCAAGAAGTCTCTAAATTAACGAGCCATACCGATTTATTACCAGCATTGATGTCATCAATCTTTAAAGTGAAAAATCCAGTTTCGGATTATGCACAAGGCCGTAATTTATTTGAGCTTAATGGCGATCCTTGGGTGTTGGCATCGAATTTCCGTTGGAATGTCATTATTCAGCCAGATGGCACACAGTATCATATTGATCGCAAAGGAAACTATAAGAAATTTGACCGCACTTATACTGAGCAATCTTCTAGCCGCCCACCGCTTGGCTTATTCTTAGAGGTTTTCAAACAAGAGCGTTCTTTTGTCAATAAATAG
- a CDS encoding YejL family protein: MAQHSKYSDGQVNAIINDMISVLETHKAPVDLSLIALGNMASNLLTTSVPAAQREALAQAFANSLMNSVKTK, from the coding sequence ATGGCTCAACATTCAAAGTATTCCGATGGGCAAGTTAATGCCATCATTAATGACATGATTAGCGTGCTTGAAACTCACAAAGCGCCCGTTGATCTTTCTCTTATCGCTTTAGGCAATATGGCCAGTAATTTATTGACCACTAGCGTACCAGCAGCACAGCGTGAAGCATTAGCACAAGCCTTTGCTAACTCTCTGATGAATTCGGTGAAAACAAAATAA
- the yejK gene encoding nucleoid-associated protein YejK — MSITVNQIVLHQLVKHAENETTTMESVLRDELLTITPEVEQMMLQLHQGYQNKGKAFGVFQENSIFAQDLNRLLENEINFLNFSQQSTKLLAQELGKYNFADSGTLILCQYNFLATDYLFIALLDSRISMLVDENLEIRRTEYLDITQFDIAARINLTDLQVNANSNRYLTFIKGRVGRKISDFFMDFLGAEEGLNPQVQNQCLLQAVSDYCEQGELNKEQTQAVKKQVFEYCKGQLASGDEIALTELSANLPTLNERPFVTFTEEQDYGLEETIPPVRSTLKTLTKFSGSGKGVTLSFDADLLNNRIEWDPLTDTLTIKGIPPNLKDQLQKALKCDN, encoded by the coding sequence ATGAGCATTACGGTTAATCAAATCGTGCTACATCAATTAGTTAAGCACGCTGAAAATGAAACCACTACGATGGAAAGCGTGTTGCGTGATGAACTTCTTACCATTACGCCAGAAGTCGAACAAATGATGTTGCAATTACATCAAGGTTATCAAAATAAAGGCAAAGCTTTTGGTGTCTTCCAAGAGAACTCTATTTTTGCACAAGATCTGAATCGTTTATTAGAAAATGAAATCAACTTTTTAAATTTCAGCCAACAATCTACGAAATTATTAGCGCAAGAATTGGGCAAATATAATTTTGCAGACAGCGGTACCCTTATCCTATGCCAATATAATTTTTTAGCGACGGATTACCTATTCATCGCACTATTAGATAGTCGTATCAGTATGTTAGTTGACGAAAATCTTGAAATTCGCCGTACAGAATACTTAGACATCACACAATTTGATATTGCGGCACGTATCAACTTAACGGATTTACAAGTAAATGCAAACTCAAACCGCTACCTTACCTTCATTAAAGGTCGTGTTGGTCGTAAAATTAGTGACTTCTTTATGGATTTCTTGGGTGCAGAAGAAGGTCTAAATCCACAAGTTCAAAACCAATGCTTATTACAAGCAGTCAGTGACTACTGTGAACAAGGTGAACTGAACAAAGAACAAACTCAGGCGGTGAAAAAACAGGTATTTGAGTACTGTAAAGGGCAATTAGCAAGCGGTGATGAAATTGCCTTAACTGAACTTTCAGCTAATTTGCCGACTCTAAATGAGCGCCCTTTTGTCACCTTTACAGAAGAGCAAGATTACGGTTTGGAAGAAACCATTCCACCAGTACGCTCAACCTTAAAAACATTAACAAAATTTTCAGGTTCCGGTAAAGGGGTGACATTAAGTTTTGATGCGGATTTATTGAATAACCGTATTGAATGGGATCCACTTACAGATACTTTAACAATCAAAGGGATACCACCAAATTTAAAAGATCAACTTCAAAAAGCATTAAAGTGCGATAATTAA
- the bamE gene encoding outer membrane protein assembly factor BamE — translation MQLKTFLGAVVLALSLTSCSTVQKVVYRIDVPQGNYLEAATVAQVKPGMTAQQVQYLLGTPVLIDPYSNLTWYYVFLQQHSYQKPEQHTFTVKFDQNGLVSSAELDKPLPEVEKQDENNTIISTPENAGKKSWWKFW, via the coding sequence ATGCAATTAAAAACATTTTTAGGTGCAGTTGTTTTAGCATTAAGCTTAACTTCTTGTTCAACTGTACAAAAAGTAGTTTATCGTATTGATGTACCACAAGGTAACTATTTAGAAGCAGCCACTGTGGCACAAGTAAAACCAGGCATGACAGCCCAACAAGTACAATATTTACTTGGCACACCGGTTTTAATTGATCCTTATAGTAACTTAACTTGGTATTACGTGTTCTTACAACAACACTCTTACCAAAAACCTGAGCAGCACACATTTACAGTGAAATTCGATCAAAACGGTTTAGTAAGTAGTGCAGAATTAGATAAGCCATTACCTGAAGTGGAAAAACAAGACGAAAATAATACTATCATCAGCACACCTGAAAATGCAGGTAAGAAAAGCTGGTGGAAATTCTGGTAG
- a CDS encoding response regulator yields the protein MSKILLVDDDIELTDLLAEVLRLTGFEVEIANNGQEALDKLDSSHQLVLLDVMMPVLNGIETLKKIRQTSNVPVMMLTARGEEIDRVLGLELGADDYLPKPFNDRELVARIKAILRRAAPSEKETQNSTALPSEENTLEFAGLVLHSGFQQASYKGQDLGLTGSEFALLHKLILRPGQIVSREELSMNVLGKHLSPFDRSIDMHMSNLRKKLPERDDGLPWLKTLRGRGYLLVCE from the coding sequence ATGTCAAAAATTCTATTAGTTGATGATGATATTGAACTAACAGATTTACTTGCAGAAGTCTTACGACTGACTGGTTTTGAAGTTGAAATTGCAAATAATGGTCAAGAAGCATTAGACAAGTTAGACTCAAGTCACCAATTAGTCTTATTGGATGTTATGATGCCTGTATTAAACGGTATTGAAACACTCAAGAAAATTCGTCAAACATCAAACGTCCCTGTAATGATGCTTACTGCGCGTGGTGAAGAAATCGATCGTGTACTGGGCTTAGAACTTGGTGCCGATGACTATTTACCAAAACCATTTAACGATCGTGAACTTGTTGCCCGTATTAAGGCGATTTTGCGTCGTGCCGCTCCATCAGAAAAAGAAACACAAAATTCGACTGCACTTCCATCTGAAGAAAATACATTGGAATTTGCTGGCTTAGTGCTTCACTCTGGTTTTCAGCAAGCCTCTTATAAAGGCCAAGATCTCGGTCTAACTGGCTCTGAATTTGCACTACTCCACAAGCTTATACTTCGTCCGGGACAAATTGTCTCTCGTGAAGAATTAAGTATGAATGTGCTTGGCAAACACCTTTCTCCTTTCGATCGCTCGATTGATATGCATATGTCAAACTTGCGCAAAAAACTTCCAGAAAGAGACGATGGCTTACCATGGCTGAAAACGCTACGTGGCCGTGGTTACTTATTGGTTTGTGAATAA
- the cpxA gene encoding envelope stress sensor histidine kinase CpxA — protein MLIKKFSLNQLTIRTFTVFWLAFFAMTALLVALPYFDSRLYSDLNQNEISSYQKKLVESIRNNRINGILAGVPVLPTDKFDSARPVIMTPEKEIFGALGEERMHIAQFAQESSNFAQPQRKTFKDIQIAGPFKVYIGDSDQASELFFVSRVNGQQEILRYMLDHPWILLLLTLIITTPLLWWFTHTIVKPITNLQKAANSVALGHFKVDNKLANHGPSELREVGQSFNKMSIAIDSLISNQHNLLSSISHELKTPLTRLQLSTALVRHQTGDIEPVKRIEKEIQRMDKMISELLLISRQQMHSQMEHNLFSIDQLWDDVIKDALFEAEQRQITCDVNISILHPEKHMIYGNLSLLTSAIENIIRNALKYTKDRIFLTIDLHKNEQDDNCLQIRVDDNGSGLPPEEFDKIFKPFYRVDETRTRATGGTGLGLTIVYNVVNEHNGKVWAESSNLGGLAIIIQLPLWTQS, from the coding sequence ATGCTTATTAAGAAATTCAGCTTAAATCAGCTCACTATACGCACATTTACTGTCTTTTGGTTGGCATTCTTTGCCATGACCGCACTTTTGGTCGCACTCCCTTATTTTGATAGCCGCTTATACTCAGATTTAAATCAAAATGAAATATCTAGCTATCAAAAGAAACTCGTTGAATCAATTCGTAACAATAGAATCAATGGTATTCTCGCAGGCGTTCCTGTGCTTCCAACTGATAAATTCGACTCTGCTCGCCCAGTCATCATGACGCCCGAAAAAGAAATCTTCGGCGCTTTAGGCGAAGAAAGAATGCATATTGCTCAGTTCGCCCAAGAATCAAGTAACTTTGCCCAGCCACAACGCAAAACGTTTAAAGATATCCAAATTGCAGGGCCTTTTAAAGTCTATATTGGCGATTCCGACCAAGCATCCGAATTATTCTTTGTGTCTCGAGTAAATGGTCAACAAGAAATTTTACGTTATATGCTTGACCACCCTTGGATCTTATTACTTTTAACGTTAATTATTACTACACCTTTGCTTTGGTGGTTCACTCATACCATCGTCAAACCTATTACCAATTTGCAAAAAGCCGCGAATAGCGTGGCTTTGGGGCACTTCAAAGTTGATAATAAGTTAGCGAACCATGGTCCATCAGAATTACGAGAAGTAGGTCAAAGCTTTAATAAGATGTCGATTGCAATTGATAGCCTAATTTCAAATCAACACAATCTGCTATCGTCCATTTCTCACGAATTAAAAACACCATTAACGCGTTTACAACTTTCCACTGCGCTAGTTCGTCATCAAACAGGTGATATTGAACCAGTAAAACGCATTGAAAAAGAAATACAACGAATGGATAAAATGATCAGCGAATTGTTGCTCATTTCTCGCCAACAGATGCATTCTCAAATGGAACACAATTTATTTTCCATCGACCAACTTTGGGATGATGTAATAAAAGACGCCTTATTTGAAGCTGAACAACGCCAGATCACTTGTGATGTGAATATCTCTATTTTACATCCTGAAAAGCATATGATTTATGGCAACCTAAGTTTGCTGACTAGTGCAATTGAAAACATCATTCGTAATGCATTGAAATACACGAAAGATCGTATTTTCTTAACTATTGATTTACATAAAAATGAGCAGGATGATAATTGCCTTCAAATTCGAGTAGATGATAATGGCTCAGGCTTACCACCTGAAGAATTTGATAAAATCTTTAAGCCATTCTATAGAGTTGATGAAACCAGAACAAGAGCCACTGGCGGAACGGGATTAGGTTTAACGATTGTCTACAATGTTGTGAATGAACACAATGGAAAAGTATGGGCTGAATCCAGCAATTTAGGCGGACTTGCCATCATAATTCAACTTCCATTATGGACACAAAGCTAG